From Halococcus saccharolyticus DSM 5350, a single genomic window includes:
- a CDS encoding glutamate--tRNA ligase, translating into MNDELRERIEHEAEKHALLNAVKHDSEADVGAVVGPLMGENPDFREYGDEVPGVVAPVVERVNELDTEGREKRLEVVAPDQLTELESEDETDDRALPDLPNVDEDTDVRMRLAPNPNGPWHIGHARMPAVVGRYKERYDGWMLCRFDDTDPETKRPDLEAYDAILDAIDYLGFEPDEAVRASDRMETYYEHARALIDHGGAYTCSCPAAEFSDLKNNGEACPHRDKDAETTREEFEAMVDGEYAAGEMVLRVRTDIEHKNPALRDWVAFRMIDTPHPREEAGEYRCWPLLDFQSGIDDHLFGITHVIRGIDLQDSAKRQGFLYDYFDWEYPEVLHWGHVQIDAYDVKMSTSTIKALIETGDLDGWDDPRAPTIASLRRRGIRGGAITDAMANLGTSTSNVDLAMSSIYAANRDRIDDATDRAFLVRDGVEKAVINGPETGEPPVHPNHEERGVREIPVEGGVLVEPDDVPPNGQRAWLKGYGSVRHTRDAFEFTGDGIEVVREEDVPVIHWVPADSNHPLRLRTPDGDVEGHAEPGIASYDPDEMVQFERIGFARIDRQEDDRTVAYFAHP; encoded by the coding sequence ATGAACGACGAACTCCGCGAACGAATCGAACACGAGGCCGAGAAACACGCCCTGCTCAACGCGGTCAAACACGACAGCGAGGCCGATGTCGGGGCGGTCGTCGGCCCGCTGATGGGCGAAAACCCCGATTTCCGAGAATACGGCGACGAGGTACCGGGCGTCGTCGCACCGGTCGTCGAACGGGTGAACGAACTCGACACCGAGGGTCGCGAGAAGCGTCTCGAAGTGGTCGCGCCCGACCAGCTCACCGAACTCGAAAGCGAGGACGAGACCGACGACCGCGCACTCCCCGACCTGCCGAACGTCGACGAGGACACGGATGTTCGAATGCGCCTCGCACCCAACCCCAACGGCCCGTGGCACATCGGTCACGCACGCATGCCCGCCGTCGTCGGTCGGTACAAGGAACGCTATGACGGCTGGATGCTCTGCCGGTTCGACGACACCGATCCCGAAACCAAACGCCCCGATCTCGAAGCCTACGACGCGATCCTCGACGCGATCGACTATCTGGGGTTCGAACCCGACGAGGCGGTTCGCGCCTCCGACCGGATGGAGACGTACTACGAGCACGCGCGCGCATTGATCGACCACGGCGGCGCGTACACCTGCTCGTGCCCTGCCGCGGAGTTCTCCGACTTGAAGAACAACGGTGAGGCGTGTCCCCACCGCGACAAAGACGCCGAAACCACCCGCGAGGAGTTCGAAGCGATGGTCGACGGCGAGTATGCGGCAGGCGAGATGGTCCTCAGAGTCCGAACCGACATCGAGCACAAGAACCCTGCACTCCGGGACTGGGTCGCTTTCCGGATGATCGATACGCCACACCCCCGTGAGGAAGCGGGCGAGTACCGCTGCTGGCCCCTGCTCGACTTCCAGTCGGGAATCGACGACCACCTGTTCGGAATCACTCACGTCATCCGCGGAATCGACCTCCAGGACTCCGCAAAGCGCCAGGGATTCCTTTACGACTACTTCGACTGGGAGTACCCCGAAGTGCTCCACTGGGGCCACGTCCAGATCGACGCCTACGACGTGAAGATGAGCACCTCGACGATCAAGGCGCTCATCGAGACGGGCGATCTCGACGGCTGGGATGACCCGCGCGCGCCAACCATCGCGAGCCTCCGCCGGCGCGGGATTCGCGGCGGAGCCATCACCGACGCGATGGCGAACCTCGGGACATCGACTTCCAATGTGGATCTCGCGATGAGTTCGATCTACGCCGCAAACCGTGACCGGATCGACGACGCGACGGACCGTGCCTTTCTCGTTCGGGATGGAGTCGAGAAAGCCGTCATCAATGGCCCCGAGACCGGCGAACCGCCGGTCCACCCGAACCACGAGGAGCGCGGCGTCCGCGAGATCCCGGTCGAGGGCGGGGTGCTGGTCGAACCCGACGACGTGCCGCCGAACGGGCAGCGCGCCTGGCTCAAGGGCTACGGCTCCGTGCGCCACACCCGCGACGCCTTCGAGTTCACCGGTGACGGGATCGAAGTCGTCCGAGAGGAGGACGTCCCGGTGATCCACTGGGTCCCCGCAGACAGCAATCACCCCCTCCGCCTGCGAACGCCTGACGGCGACGTCGAAGGCCACGCCGAACCCGGAATTGCCAGCTACGACCCCGACGAGATGGTGCAGTTCGAGCGGATCGGCTTCGCCCGGATCGACCGCCAGGAAGACGATCGGACGGTCGCGTACTTCGCGCATCCGTAG